A genomic window from Anaeromusa acidaminophila DSM 3853 includes:
- the pruA gene encoding L-glutamate gamma-semialdehyde dehydrogenase: MIEYKNEAFTDFSQEGNRQQMEAALSKVASEKGAYYPLIIDGVEVNTEARITSLNPSLTSEVVGTVARANTDLAEKAVQVAARTFESWKHVAPQVRASLLFKAAAILRRRKFEFSAWLTEEAGKTWPEADADTAEAIDFMEYYARQMLQYAKGMSVYPYPGETNECVYIPLGVGVVIPPWNFPLAILAGMTAAAAVSGNTVIVKPASATPVVAAKLMEVWAEAGFPAGVINYLPGSGGTIGDYLTTHPLVRFINFTGSKEVGLRINKLAADVAPGQKWIKRVIAEMGGKDAIVVDNEANLEEAAAGIVASAFGFQGQKCSACSRAIIVADVYEEVLAKVVAKTKALKVGCAADPAMNMGPVVDENAYKKILEYIEIGKSEGKIVIGGKAGDAAGYFIEPTVIADVDAHARVAQEEIFGPVLAVIKAEDYDHALAIANDTEYGLTGAVFSQNRAKLEQARRDFHVGNLYLNRKCTGALVGVQPFGGFNMSGTDSKAGGADYLLLFMQAKSICERL; this comes from the coding sequence ATGATTGAATACAAAAATGAAGCATTTACCGATTTTAGCCAAGAAGGAAATCGGCAGCAAATGGAGGCGGCTTTGTCCAAAGTTGCTTCCGAAAAAGGCGCCTACTATCCTTTGATTATCGACGGTGTGGAAGTCAATACGGAAGCGCGTATTACCTCTTTGAACCCCTCTTTGACCAGCGAGGTAGTGGGAACCGTAGCTCGGGCGAACACGGACTTGGCGGAAAAAGCCGTGCAAGTGGCGGCGCGGACCTTTGAAAGCTGGAAACACGTAGCGCCGCAGGTGAGGGCGTCCCTCTTGTTCAAAGCGGCGGCTATCTTGCGGCGTCGTAAATTCGAATTTTCCGCTTGGCTGACGGAAGAAGCCGGAAAAACCTGGCCGGAAGCCGATGCCGATACGGCGGAAGCTATTGACTTTATGGAGTATTATGCACGCCAGATGCTGCAGTATGCCAAAGGCATGTCCGTGTATCCGTATCCGGGAGAAACTAATGAATGTGTATATATCCCCTTGGGCGTCGGCGTGGTTATTCCGCCCTGGAATTTCCCCTTGGCTATTTTGGCGGGCATGACCGCTGCGGCTGCCGTGTCCGGCAATACGGTTATCGTTAAACCGGCCAGCGCTACGCCGGTAGTGGCTGCTAAACTGATGGAAGTTTGGGCGGAAGCGGGCTTTCCGGCGGGGGTTATCAACTATCTTCCCGGCAGCGGCGGCACCATTGGAGACTATCTGACGACGCATCCTTTAGTGCGTTTCATTAATTTTACCGGCTCTAAGGAAGTGGGCTTGCGCATTAATAAGCTGGCTGCCGATGTAGCGCCTGGACAGAAATGGATCAAACGGGTCATTGCGGAAATGGGCGGCAAGGACGCCATTGTTGTCGATAATGAAGCTAATCTGGAAGAAGCAGCGGCAGGTATTGTCGCCTCTGCCTTTGGGTTCCAGGGACAAAAATGCTCTGCTTGCTCCCGGGCCATTATTGTGGCTGACGTTTACGAGGAAGTGCTGGCTAAAGTAGTGGCTAAAACGAAGGCTTTAAAAGTGGGTTGTGCTGCGGATCCGGCGATGAATATGGGACCGGTGGTCGATGAAAACGCCTACAAGAAAATCCTGGAGTACATTGAGATCGGTAAAAGCGAAGGCAAGATTGTCATTGGCGGTAAAGCCGGCGATGCGGCAGGCTATTTTATTGAGCCGACGGTCATTGCCGATGTGGACGCCCATGCTCGCGTTGCGCAAGAAGAAATTTTTGGGCCGGTGCTGGCGGTGATTAAGGCCGAAGATTACGATCATGCCTTGGCGATTGCCAATGACACGGAGTACGGTTTAACAGGCGCTGTGTTTTCCCAGAATCGGGCTAAATTAGAGCAGGCTCGGCGAGATTTCCATGTAGGCAATCTCTATCTGAATCGTAAGTGCACCGGCGCATTGGTTGGCGTACAGCCTTTTGGCGGCTTCAATATGTCCGGTACTGATTCCAAAGCCGGCGGCGCTGATTATCTGCTGTTGTTCATGCAGGCAAAATCCATTTGCGAAAGATTATAA
- a CDS encoding ABC transporter substrate-binding protein, with amino-acid sequence MGKMKKMAALLSALALTTGLIAGCGGSSSKDIKIGVVYELTGNTASFGTAAANGAKLAFKEINANGGVLGKQIQLVVADNKGEPSESSNAMTKVISQDKVVAVTGFTTSSNGIAASSVAEANKIPFVAAATTNPKVTINEASGKAKDYTFRVCFIDPFQGTVGANFVLNTLKAKKAAIMVDNSSDYSKGLVSVFKPAYTAGGGAIVAEEAYLQKDQDFKTILTNIKAANPDVIYLPGYYEEVGKIVKQARELGITAPFVGGDGWDSPKLAEIGGAAALNNTYFTNHYSVEDKSPKSRAFVEAYQKEYGQQPDAMAVLGYDAAYALVDAIKRAGSAEPQKIRDALAATKNFPAVTGDLTLNEKHDAVKSAVIIEMKDGKQVYRETIKP; translated from the coding sequence ATGGGGAAAATGAAAAAGATGGCAGCCCTCTTGAGTGCGTTGGCGCTGACTACCGGTTTGATCGCCGGCTGTGGAGGATCTTCCAGCAAAGACATTAAAATCGGCGTGGTGTACGAACTGACAGGCAATACAGCTTCCTTCGGGACGGCGGCAGCAAATGGCGCAAAGCTGGCCTTTAAAGAAATTAATGCGAATGGCGGCGTGCTGGGCAAGCAAATTCAGCTGGTTGTTGCCGATAATAAAGGCGAGCCTTCGGAATCTTCCAATGCGATGACCAAAGTTATCAGCCAAGATAAGGTTGTGGCGGTAACAGGCTTTACTACCAGCTCTAACGGCATTGCCGCTTCCAGCGTGGCGGAAGCGAATAAAATTCCTTTTGTAGCCGCAGCTACGACCAACCCCAAAGTAACTATTAATGAAGCGTCCGGTAAAGCTAAGGACTATACCTTCCGCGTTTGCTTCATCGATCCTTTCCAAGGCACGGTAGGCGCCAACTTTGTGTTGAACACGCTGAAAGCTAAAAAAGCAGCAATTATGGTTGATAACTCCAGTGACTACAGTAAAGGTCTTGTATCCGTCTTTAAACCGGCGTATACTGCTGGCGGCGGCGCGATAGTGGCTGAAGAAGCGTACTTGCAGAAAGACCAGGATTTCAAAACCATCCTGACCAACATCAAAGCGGCCAATCCCGATGTCATCTACTTGCCAGGCTATTATGAAGAAGTGGGTAAAATTGTCAAGCAGGCTCGTGAATTGGGGATCACGGCTCCCTTTGTCGGCGGAGACGGCTGGGATTCTCCGAAACTGGCTGAAATCGGCGGCGCGGCAGCCCTGAACAACACCTATTTCACTAACCACTATTCGGTAGAAGACAAGAGCCCGAAATCCCGCGCTTTCGTAGAAGCGTACCAGAAAGAGTACGGTCAGCAACCGGACGCTATGGCGGTTCTTGGCTATGACGCCGCGTACGCTCTTGTTGACGCGATCAAACGCGCTGGCAGCGCAGAACCTCAGAAAATTCGCGATGCTTTGGCCGCTACGAAAAACTTCCCTGCGGTTACCGGCGATCTGACTTTGAACGAAAAGCATGACGCTGTGAAGAGCGCTGTTATCATCGAAATGAAAGATGGCAAACAGGTTTATCGCGAAACCATCAAACCGTAA
- a CDS encoding uracil-DNA glycosylase, with product MSFPNHENLEEALLQCNACSLYKDAIGPTSSNGSVTSPLAIVGEGPGGVEDEYGVPLVGPSGKLLDKALWSVGVTRNCIYTTNVLKCRPKGNRTPTIEEGSFCANRWLDEELGLIQPKVIIALGSVALKYLKDPHSRITKDRGQWFETKYGIPAIATYHPAYLLRLTGPALVKAKWEVFYDLQSAVAKCKEESPDWISKSDEPTDLLSLYEERRNSRRMRT from the coding sequence ATGTCGTTTCCCAATCACGAGAACTTAGAGGAGGCTTTGCTGCAATGTAACGCCTGCTCTCTTTACAAGGATGCCATTGGCCCTACTTCCTCCAACGGCAGCGTTACCAGTCCGCTGGCCATCGTCGGCGAAGGCCCTGGCGGCGTCGAGGATGAATATGGAGTACCGCTGGTAGGTCCTTCTGGAAAGCTCTTGGACAAGGCGCTTTGGAGCGTGGGAGTTACACGTAATTGCATTTACACCACGAATGTCTTAAAATGCCGCCCCAAAGGCAATCGCACCCCGACTATTGAAGAAGGCTCTTTTTGCGCCAACCGCTGGCTAGACGAAGAGCTGGGCCTGATACAGCCAAAAGTGATTATCGCCCTAGGCAGCGTAGCTTTAAAATACTTAAAGGACCCTCACAGCCGCATTACCAAGGACCGCGGACAATGGTTCGAGACTAAATACGGCATTCCGGCCATTGCCACCTACCATCCAGCCTACTTGCTGCGCCTGACCGGTCCGGCACTCGTCAAGGCCAAGTGGGAGGTCTTCTACGATCTGCAATCGGCAGTAGCCAAATGCAAAGAAGAATCTCCTGATTGGATTTCTAAAAGCGACGAGCCGACCGATCTTCTCTCTTTATACGAGGAACGGCGCAACAGCCGACGCATGCGAACGTAA
- the serS gene encoding serine--tRNA ligase has protein sequence MLDMKFVRENPEAVLAGLQKRGSALTLDDFLALEKKRREVLTEVEALKSRRNTVSQEISRLKKAKEDAEALILEMRSVGEKISELDETVRQVEAELKEILLSIPNLPHASVPVGRDEADNPELRRVGEVPSFSFEPKAHWDLGEDLGILDFERGAKVTGARFTFYRGLGARLERALINFMLDVHTREHGYTEFFPPFIANKDSMTGTGQLPKFAEDMFKLEGLDYYLIPTAEVPITNLHRGEILDAKDLPKYYTAYSACFRAEAGSAGRDTRGIIRQHQFNKVEMVKFCLPEDSYDELEKLVGNAERILQLLELPYRVITLCSGDIGFSSAKTYDLEVWLPSFNTYREISSCSNFEDFQARRADIKFRRDAKSKPEYLHTLNGSGLAIGRTVAAILENYQQADGSVVVPKVLRAFMGVDVIQP, from the coding sequence ATGTTGGATATGAAATTTGTGCGGGAGAATCCCGAAGCGGTGCTGGCAGGATTGCAGAAAAGAGGCAGCGCCTTAACGCTTGATGATTTCCTGGCCCTGGAGAAAAAACGCCGGGAAGTGTTGACGGAAGTGGAAGCGCTGAAAAGCCGGCGCAATACGGTTTCTCAAGAAATTAGCCGACTGAAAAAAGCCAAAGAAGATGCTGAAGCTTTGATCCTGGAAATGCGCAGCGTCGGGGAGAAAATCTCCGAACTTGATGAAACGGTGCGCCAGGTGGAGGCGGAGCTGAAGGAAATTTTGCTCAGTATTCCTAATTTACCCCATGCTTCCGTGCCGGTAGGCCGGGATGAAGCGGATAATCCGGAATTGCGCCGTGTAGGCGAAGTCCCCTCCTTTTCCTTTGAGCCGAAAGCGCACTGGGATTTAGGCGAAGACTTGGGAATTCTTGACTTTGAGCGGGGCGCTAAAGTAACTGGGGCGCGTTTTACGTTTTATCGGGGCTTGGGAGCGCGTTTAGAACGGGCTTTGATTAATTTCATGTTGGACGTGCACACCCGTGAACACGGCTATACTGAATTTTTCCCGCCGTTTATTGCAAACAAGGATAGCATGACCGGTACCGGTCAGTTGCCGAAATTTGCCGAAGACATGTTTAAGCTGGAAGGCTTGGATTATTATCTTATCCCAACAGCGGAAGTGCCGATTACGAACTTGCATCGCGGTGAAATTTTGGATGCTAAGGATCTGCCTAAATATTACACCGCTTATAGCGCTTGTTTCCGTGCGGAAGCCGGTTCAGCCGGGCGAGATACCCGGGGCATTATCCGGCAGCATCAGTTTAATAAGGTGGAAATGGTTAAATTCTGCTTGCCGGAAGACTCCTATGACGAGCTGGAAAAATTGGTGGGTAATGCGGAACGCATTCTGCAACTGTTGGAATTGCCGTATCGGGTAATTACCCTTTGCAGCGGTGATATTGGCTTTTCTTCCGCGAAGACCTATGATTTGGAAGTCTGGCTGCCTAGCTTTAACACCTATCGAGAGATTTCCTCCTGTTCGAATTTTGAGGATTTCCAGGCTCGACGGGCGGACATTAAATTCCGTCGGGATGCGAAATCCAAACCGGAGTATTTGCATACATTGAATGGCTCCGGACTGGCCATTGGCCGGACTGTGGCTGCTATTTTGGAAAACTATCAGCAGGCTGACGGCTCGGTTGTGGTGCCAAAGGTACTGCGCGCTTTTATGGGCGTAGATGTGATTCAACCTTAA
- a CDS encoding EAL and HDOD domain-containing protein has protein sequence MDIFVARQPIFNTNSQVVAYELLFRNSEINQAEYVDDNQATKEVLVNVFLQMGIDTITEGKKAFVNFSASLLQQKIPQLLPPDVLAVEILETVSPSQEVIDACVQLKRDGYWLVLDDFIPSPEWLPLATLADIIKVDFRDAKSLQTKSFLYRHGIYHPRFLAEKIETKDEFLQARAQGYTFFQGYFFSKPTVLSQKEIPIVSAHHLYLSRELHARIVNIHRFEAIVKRDMALSYQLLKYANSAFFGFHSPVQSIRHAAALLGQRELSKWIALVTLRNLSSEQPPELLHLAVIRGRHCELLSEHLQTTLAPDYFFFTGLFSLLDAFLGRPIKDILSYLPIPDEVCQALLGQPNRLRQLLDLVIAYERGDWPQVLQYSRQLQLPSSQLAPKYLSAISWEKEFFRE, from the coding sequence ATGGATATATTTGTAGCCAGACAACCGATTTTCAATACCAATTCCCAGGTAGTTGCTTATGAACTTCTTTTTCGCAACAGCGAAATTAACCAGGCCGAATATGTTGATGATAATCAGGCAACAAAAGAAGTTTTGGTGAATGTCTTCCTGCAAATGGGTATTGATACCATTACCGAAGGTAAAAAAGCCTTCGTCAATTTTAGTGCGTCCTTGCTTCAGCAAAAAATTCCGCAACTTTTGCCGCCGGATGTATTGGCCGTCGAAATATTAGAAACCGTCTCCCCCAGCCAAGAGGTTATCGACGCTTGTGTACAATTAAAAAGAGACGGTTATTGGCTGGTGCTTGATGATTTTATCCCGTCGCCGGAATGGCTGCCTTTAGCCACTTTGGCCGATATCATCAAAGTAGATTTCCGTGATGCCAAAAGTCTGCAAACCAAAAGCTTTCTGTATCGTCACGGCATCTACCACCCACGTTTCTTAGCGGAAAAAATAGAAACCAAAGACGAATTTTTACAAGCGCGGGCTCAAGGATATACTTTTTTTCAAGGCTATTTTTTTAGCAAACCTACCGTACTCTCTCAAAAAGAAATACCGATTGTCAGCGCTCACCACTTATATCTTTCCCGCGAGCTTCACGCCCGTATTGTCAATATTCATCGCTTTGAAGCCATTGTCAAACGTGATATGGCCTTATCCTACCAACTGCTAAAGTACGCTAATTCCGCTTTTTTCGGCTTTCACTCGCCGGTTCAGTCCATCCGCCACGCCGCAGCTTTATTAGGGCAACGCGAACTATCCAAGTGGATTGCCTTAGTGACCTTGCGCAATCTCAGCAGCGAACAGCCTCCGGAACTATTACATCTCGCTGTTATCCGCGGGCGACATTGCGAGCTGTTGTCCGAACATCTCCAGACTACTCTAGCACCTGATTATTTCTTTTTTACCGGTTTATTTTCACTTTTAGACGCTTTTCTAGGACGGCCGATTAAAGATATTCTCTCCTATCTCCCTATTCCCGACGAAGTCTGCCAAGCTTTGCTAGGTCAGCCAAACAGGCTGCGTCAACTGTTGGATCTGGTTATTGCTTACGAACGAGGCGACTGGCCTCAAGTATTGCAATACAGCCGTCAGCTACAGCTTCCTTCGAGCCAGTTGGCCCCCAAATACTTGTCTGCCATCTCTTGGGAAAAAGAATTTTTCCGCGAATAA
- a CDS encoding HD-GYP domain-containing protein, which produces MHPFQAKICDISNLQAGMRLASPVYDFNGKMLLSQGVVLSAKHISLLQNLLIMQVTIWVDRPPSLLDETPEAVSEFPSIEEEFAETAPMLDLPAPKEPITSPAPFQMLWDAFWNQSPQSELSMHYRRLLEEIKHIFSSARLHGRLEKELLETLAGDLLALTASPVQVLRCLHLHPRNSPYIFHHTLHVALLSALIGKQCDFSEERLQALTLSALLHDVGKLRVSLEVLGKQQPLSEDEKEKVRLHSLLGFRFLQKQKEYDLPVLMGVLQHHERLDGSGYPLHTKSDKTHVFAKIIAIADVYDAMTSQKSYGTQHSSFVALDEIQSSILSGQLDTHCGQAFLKLMQNHLAGEWLELTDGRFAQLLFWELTGTHSLVVQTPEKEVLDLQGNHLVRPLRFIPPLHFANGGTH; this is translated from the coding sequence ATGCATCCCTTTCAAGCCAAGATTTGTGATATATCCAATCTCCAAGCTGGTATGCGCCTGGCTTCACCAGTCTATGACTTCAACGGGAAAATGCTGCTCAGCCAGGGAGTGGTTTTATCGGCCAAACACATTTCCCTTTTGCAAAACCTGCTTATCATGCAGGTGACCATTTGGGTAGACCGGCCACCAAGCCTGCTTGACGAAACCCCGGAAGCCGTTTCAGAATTTCCTTCCATAGAAGAAGAGTTTGCAGAAACAGCACCGATGTTAGACTTGCCCGCACCAAAAGAACCGATTACTTCACCGGCTCCTTTTCAAATGCTTTGGGATGCTTTTTGGAATCAGTCTCCCCAAAGTGAATTAAGTATGCATTATCGCCGTTTGCTGGAAGAAATCAAACATATTTTTTCTTCCGCGCGTTTACATGGCCGCTTAGAGAAGGAACTGCTAGAAACCTTAGCTGGCGATCTCCTTGCGTTAACCGCTTCTCCGGTACAGGTTCTGCGCTGTTTGCATTTGCACCCGCGAAATTCCCCCTATATATTCCATCATACCTTGCATGTGGCGCTTCTTTCCGCCTTGATTGGCAAACAATGCGATTTTTCCGAAGAACGGCTGCAGGCGCTTACGCTGTCTGCCCTACTGCATGACGTAGGAAAATTACGTGTTTCTTTAGAAGTGTTGGGAAAGCAACAGCCCTTGTCGGAAGATGAAAAAGAAAAAGTTCGTTTACATTCCCTGCTAGGGTTTCGTTTTCTTCAAAAACAGAAAGAATATGATTTGCCTGTCCTCATGGGCGTTCTCCAGCATCATGAGCGCTTAGACGGCAGCGGCTACCCTCTTCATACCAAGAGCGACAAGACGCATGTCTTCGCTAAAATCATCGCAATAGCCGACGTATACGACGCCATGACCTCGCAAAAAAGTTATGGCACCCAACACAGTTCGTTTGTCGCCTTAGATGAAATTCAAAGCTCAATTCTCTCCGGTCAGTTAGATACGCACTGCGGACAAGCGTTTCTAAAACTCATGCAGAACCATCTTGCAGGAGAATGGCTGGAACTGACCGATGGCCGATTTGCCCAGCTTCTGTTTTGGGAATTAACTGGTACGCATTCGCTTGTTGTACAAACCCCGGAAAAAGAAGTACTGGATCTCCAAGGGAACCACTTAGTCCGCCCCTTGCGCTTTATTCCCCCGCTTCACTTTGCTAACGGCGGCACCCATTAG
- a CDS encoding FeoA family protein: protein MTLDQVQRGQKIRILAIPQEEIRAQAIRFGISIGAEVECAEKIMAGPIVLSKGKQEIAIGRRLAENIKIALA, encoded by the coding sequence ATGACACTGGATCAAGTACAGCGAGGACAGAAAATACGAATTTTAGCCATCCCTCAAGAAGAAATACGAGCGCAAGCCATTCGGTTTGGCATTTCTATTGGTGCAGAGGTGGAATGCGCGGAAAAAATTATGGCCGGGCCCATTGTGCTTTCTAAAGGAAAACAAGAAATTGCTATTGGCCGTCGGTTGGCGGAAAACATCAAAATTGCTTTAGCGTAA
- the feoB gene encoding ferrous iron transport protein B: MSCHNKSCCHEKKNNVSGQKHCGLGHTSLEGVVPSGARKIVLVGNPNVGKSVFFNYLTGLYVDVSNFPGTTVDISYGKLGEDVVIDTPGVYGISSFNDEERVARDVILAADLIINVVDAVHLERDLFLTLQVIDTGIPVLVALNMVDDAAQKGIRVDAHLLEHLLGVPVVSTVAVKGQGLEQIRERLEEARTGIVPAPLQRELKETLNRISSQAEALLVLEGDPHVAERHGIAPGDRREAIYSDRRERVNDLVCHVLSETQQGVDFATRLGRWMLRPATGVPFFLLAVSLMFYFIGVFVAQDVVGFTEETLMQGYYEPMVRGLIGRYVAEESVLGAFLIGEFGLMTMTVTYVMGLLLPLVVAFYFMLSIMEDSGYLPRLATLVDRMMNLIGLNGRAIIPMILGFGCITMATITTRLLGSERERTIATALLGLAIPCSAQLGVIVGLLSGIGAYYTMLYVGILVLVLGVTGRVLSKVLPGETSDLLIDLPPLRLPRLENVLKKMATKSYAFLKEAAPLFALGALIITTLQVTGLLESIQDVLAPVTVGMLKLPRESATIFIMGMIRRDFGAAGLTDMAISPEQMLVSLVTITLFVPCIASVLVMFKERGRMEGTIIWLGSWVAAFAVGGLVAAVLL; encoded by the coding sequence ATGTCTTGTCATAACAAGAGCTGCTGCCATGAAAAGAAAAATAACGTCTCAGGACAAAAGCATTGTGGGCTGGGACACACTTCGTTAGAGGGCGTGGTGCCGTCGGGCGCCAGAAAGATTGTTTTAGTGGGCAACCCGAATGTGGGTAAATCGGTATTCTTTAATTATTTGACCGGCTTGTATGTGGATGTGTCCAACTTTCCCGGTACAACGGTAGATATTTCTTATGGAAAACTGGGAGAAGACGTTGTGATTGACACTCCCGGCGTATATGGGATTTCTTCGTTTAACGACGAAGAGCGCGTGGCCAGAGATGTCATTCTTGCGGCTGATCTGATCATTAATGTGGTGGATGCGGTGCACTTGGAACGAGATTTGTTTTTGACGTTGCAGGTGATTGACACCGGCATTCCCGTGCTGGTAGCCTTAAATATGGTGGATGACGCCGCGCAAAAGGGCATTCGGGTAGATGCGCACTTGTTGGAGCATTTGCTGGGAGTTCCCGTCGTTTCTACGGTGGCCGTCAAGGGGCAGGGTTTGGAACAGATTCGCGAACGCTTGGAGGAGGCTAGAACCGGCATTGTACCCGCACCGCTGCAAAGAGAGCTGAAAGAAACTTTGAACCGTATTAGCAGCCAAGCGGAGGCGCTGTTGGTTCTCGAAGGAGATCCGCACGTGGCGGAGCGGCATGGCATTGCGCCGGGTGATCGCCGTGAGGCTATTTATAGTGACCGCCGTGAGCGTGTGAATGATTTGGTTTGCCATGTTTTGAGCGAGACGCAGCAAGGCGTGGATTTTGCCACGCGTTTGGGGCGTTGGATGCTTCGGCCAGCGACAGGAGTGCCTTTTTTTCTGTTGGCCGTTTCGTTGATGTTTTATTTCATCGGGGTCTTTGTGGCCCAAGATGTAGTTGGTTTTACCGAAGAGACGTTGATGCAGGGCTATTATGAGCCGATGGTACGGGGCTTGATTGGACGGTATGTCGCAGAAGAATCGGTGTTGGGAGCCTTTTTGATTGGCGAATTCGGACTGATGACAATGACCGTCACCTATGTAATGGGACTTTTATTGCCGTTGGTTGTGGCGTTTTACTTCATGCTTTCCATTATGGAGGATTCGGGGTATTTGCCCCGTTTGGCCACTCTGGTAGACCGGATGATGAACTTGATCGGTCTTAACGGAAGAGCGATTATTCCAATGATCCTTGGCTTTGGCTGCATTACGATGGCTACCATTACGACGAGGTTGCTGGGCTCGGAGCGGGAACGGACCATTGCGACGGCTCTTTTGGGACTGGCTATTCCCTGTTCAGCGCAGCTGGGGGTTATTGTGGGCCTCTTATCCGGCATTGGCGCCTATTACACGATGCTGTACGTGGGGATCTTGGTGCTGGTGCTGGGCGTGACAGGAAGGGTGCTGAGCAAGGTATTGCCAGGAGAAACCAGCGACCTTCTTATCGACTTGCCGCCTCTTCGTCTGCCTCGTTTGGAAAATGTCTTGAAAAAGATGGCCACCAAGTCGTATGCATTTTTGAAAGAAGCGGCGCCCTTATTTGCGTTGGGAGCGCTGATTATTACGACCTTGCAGGTGACGGGCCTTTTGGAGAGTATCCAAGATGTGCTGGCCCCTGTAACGGTCGGCATGCTCAAGCTGCCGCGAGAATCGGCAACCATTTTTATCATGGGCATGATCCGGCGTGATTTTGGCGCTGCCGGGCTGACCGATATGGCGATTTCGCCGGAACAAATGTTAGTTTCCTTGGTGACCATCACCTTGTTTGTGCCCTGTATTGCTTCGGTACTGGTAATGTTTAAAGAACGAGGCCGTATGGAAGGCACGATTATTTGGCTGGGCTCCTGGGTTGCGGCCTTTGCAGTGGGCGGCTTGGTAGCTGCGGTACTGCTCTAA
- a CDS encoding [Fe-Fe] hydrogenase large subunit C-terminal domain-containing protein has product MGAKNSTSFSRRNFLRLCGLGVTAGALGSAGCGRETVGGHGWLPAQYRQPATALAALRGRVSLEEDDPALSRDDRKCILCGQCLQVCRDVQTVYGQYELPVRDAAICVHCGQCALSCPTGAIREKNDTKRVQEALEDKSRQTVIQLAPATRVSLGEAFGLAPGSITAQQHVAAWRQGGAAAVFDTAFAADVTVWEEAAEFQQRWDKGALPHFTSCCPAWVKFCEYFYPQWLPRLSTVKSPQQILGTLLKSEYGKNYGLRLKDIFSVAVMPCTAKKFECLRQKEASGLQAVDAVLTVREAAALFQRQGMAVPSLAPREFDAPFGVASGGGRIFGARGGVSEAVVRSLWRQGSDADLPPAALQWRQREDLRGLREAKLTLPQGVTLRLAAAQGLGQARAMLEALQSGQGSWDFIEVMACPGGCVGGGGQPLSQLPPTEEGRQARIAAMRAQDRQDLRSSHESQEARNVYETFLGEPCGEKAEALLHTSFQDRRQAFAAKAQPERRL; this is encoded by the coding sequence ATGGGCGCAAAGAATAGCACTTCATTTTCAAGACGGAATTTTTTACGCCTCTGTGGTCTGGGGGTAACGGCAGGAGCACTAGGTAGTGCTGGCTGCGGTCGTGAAACGGTAGGCGGACATGGTTGGCTGCCGGCGCAGTATCGACAGCCGGCGACCGCTTTAGCTGCCTTGCGGGGACGAGTATCCTTGGAAGAAGACGATCCGGCTCTGAGCCGTGATGACCGCAAATGCATTCTTTGCGGGCAGTGTCTGCAAGTCTGTCGGGATGTGCAGACTGTATACGGACAGTATGAATTGCCTGTGCGTGATGCGGCCATTTGTGTGCACTGCGGTCAGTGCGCTCTTTCCTGCCCGACTGGAGCTATCCGCGAAAAGAATGATACCAAGCGTGTTCAAGAGGCGCTAGAGGATAAAAGTCGGCAAACGGTGATTCAATTAGCGCCGGCGACACGCGTGTCCCTTGGCGAAGCCTTTGGCCTTGCTCCGGGGAGTATTACGGCGCAGCAGCATGTGGCGGCATGGCGGCAAGGCGGAGCGGCGGCTGTGTTTGACACGGCTTTTGCCGCCGATGTGACGGTATGGGAAGAGGCGGCGGAGTTTCAGCAGCGTTGGGATAAAGGGGCGCTGCCGCATTTTACGTCTTGCTGTCCGGCGTGGGTGAAGTTTTGCGAGTATTTTTACCCTCAATGGCTGCCGCGCTTGTCCACGGTCAAATCGCCGCAGCAAATACTGGGAACGTTGCTGAAGTCCGAGTATGGAAAGAACTATGGCTTGCGGCTCAAGGATATTTTTTCTGTAGCGGTAATGCCTTGTACTGCGAAAAAATTTGAATGCTTGCGTCAAAAAGAAGCCTCCGGCTTGCAGGCGGTAGACGCCGTGCTGACCGTGCGGGAAGCTGCGGCTTTGTTTCAGCGACAAGGCATGGCAGTACCGTCGTTAGCGCCGCGCGAATTTGACGCGCCTTTTGGCGTCGCCAGCGGCGGCGGTCGCATTTTTGGCGCTCGCGGCGGCGTGAGCGAAGCAGTCGTCCGCAGTCTTTGGCGGCAGGGTTCAGACGCGGATTTGCCGCCTGCCGCGCTGCAATGGCGGCAACGAGAGGATTTAAGAGGCCTGCGAGAGGCAAAATTGACTCTGCCCCAAGGCGTGACGCTTCGTCTTGCGGCGGCGCAGGGCCTGGGGCAGGCGCGGGCCATGCTGGAAGCGTTGCAAAGCGGACAAGGAAGCTGGGATTTTATTGAGGTAATGGCTTGCCCTGGCGGCTGTGTTGGGGGCGGCGGTCAGCCGTTAAGTCAATTGCCGCCTACCGAAGAAGGGCGGCAGGCGCGCATCGCCGCCATGCGCGCGCAGGATCGGCAGGATCTTCGTTCCAGTCATGAAAGCCAGGAGGCACGTAATGTATATGAGACTTTTTTAGGCGAGCCTTGCGGGGAAAAAGCCGAAGCGTTGTTGCATACTTCGTTTCAAGATCGACGGCAAGCATTTGCGGCTAAGGCGCAGCCGGAAAGGAGACTATGA